One genomic segment of Vulpes vulpes isolate BD-2025 chromosome 2, VulVul3, whole genome shotgun sequence includes these proteins:
- the LOC112918154 gene encoding LOW QUALITY PROTEIN: proteasome assembly chaperone 4 (The sequence of the model RefSeq protein was modified relative to this genomic sequence to represent the inferred CDS: inserted 2 bases in 1 codon; substituted 1 base at 1 genomic stop codon) → MSIIVFVDKSAMPKSWRLSACGPVATGPHGGAAAGGDVSLHNFSGRLWKQIIHFHVMQLXDSLFLWVXATPHLRNLTMTMCNRYDSIPVSTSLLGDTSNMTSIGFTQRLARKTNKQVFVSYNFQNTDSNFPLLVQNRIKEEMKAFQENFWHSGRSEDF, encoded by the exons ATGAGTATAATTGTTTTTGTGGATAAATCTGCTATGCCCAAG AGCTGGAGACTCAGTGCTTGTGGGCCAGTGGCCACTGGGCCACATGGAGGGGCCGCTGCAGGTGGGGATGTCTCTCTGCACAACTTCAGTGGGAGACTGTGGAAGCAGATCATCCATTTCCATGTCATGCAGCT AGACTCACTCTTCCTATGGGTGTGAGCCACGCCGCACCTGCGCAACCTCACAATGACCATGTGCAACCGCTACGATTCCATCCCCGTGTCTACCTCCCTCCTTGGAGACACTTCTAACATGACCTCCATTGGCTTCACCCAGCGCTTAGCCAGAAAGACCAACAAACAGGTGTTTGTCAGCTATAACTTTCAAAATACAGACAGTAACTTTCCATTACTGGTACAGAACAGGatcaaggaagaaatgaaggctTTTCAGGAAAATTTCTGGCACAGTGGCAGAAGTGAGGATTTTTAa